A window from Moritella yayanosii encodes these proteins:
- a CDS encoding acetyl-CoA C-acetyltransferase encodes MIPQAFIYDAIRTPRGLGKPSGALHEVKPVNLLADLLNHLQARHGFDTDAVDDIVLGCVTPIGEQGADIAKTAALVAGWKDNVAGVSLNRFCASGLESVNIAAMKIRSGWEHLVIAGGVESMSRVKMGSDGGAWSMDPETSLTTDYMPQGIGADLIATLDGYSREDVDTFAVRSHQRAAAAWQRGAFNKSVVSVCDRNGMLLLDKDQLVRPDCSVISLAKLNPAFARLGQTAFDSVAKRRYPQVGQIQHVHTPGNASGIVDGAALVLVGSAAAGVKWGLKPRARIVATAVVGADPTIMLTGPVPATKKALAVAGLTIADIDLFEVNEAFAAVVMRFMRELNVSPDIVNVNGGSIAMGHPLGATGAMILGTLLDELEVRNLKRGLVTLCVGGGMGIATIIERVEG; translated from the coding sequence ATGATCCCGCAAGCTTTCATTTATGACGCAATTCGAACACCGCGAGGTTTAGGCAAACCCAGTGGTGCTTTGCATGAAGTGAAACCTGTTAATCTATTAGCTGATTTACTTAACCATTTACAAGCTCGACATGGCTTTGATACTGACGCGGTGGATGACATCGTATTGGGTTGTGTTACGCCTATTGGTGAGCAAGGGGCTGATATTGCTAAAACCGCGGCGTTAGTTGCGGGTTGGAAAGACAATGTAGCAGGGGTGAGTTTAAATCGATTTTGTGCATCAGGGCTAGAGTCAGTCAATATAGCTGCGATGAAAATACGCTCTGGTTGGGAGCACCTTGTTATCGCGGGTGGTGTTGAATCGATGTCTCGGGTGAAAATGGGCAGTGATGGTGGTGCTTGGTCGATGGATCCTGAAACCAGTTTAACGACTGATTATATGCCGCAAGGTATTGGTGCAGATTTAATTGCCACCCTCGATGGTTATAGCCGCGAAGATGTAGATACTTTTGCAGTGCGTTCCCATCAACGTGCCGCGGCGGCTTGGCAACGTGGTGCATTCAATAAATCTGTGGTGTCTGTATGCGATCGCAACGGCATGTTATTACTTGATAAAGATCAGCTTGTTCGCCCTGATTGTTCTGTTATTTCATTAGCGAAACTTAATCCTGCTTTTGCGCGCCTTGGTCAAACTGCGTTTGATAGCGTCGCTAAACGTCGTTATCCACAAGTTGGACAAATTCAACATGTCCATACCCCGGGTAACGCGTCTGGGATTGTCGATGGTGCAGCATTAGTGTTAGTGGGGAGTGCTGCAGCTGGGGTTAAATGGGGTTTAAAACCCAGAGCAAGAATCGTTGCTACTGCTGTGGTTGGCGCAGATCCGACCATTATGTTGACTGGGCCTGTACCAGCCACCAAAAAAGCATTAGCAGTGGCTGGATTAACTATAGCCGATATTGATTTGTTTGAGGTTAATGAAGCGTTTGCTGCTGTTGTGATGCGTTTTATGCGCGAACTTAATGTCTCGCCTGATATTGTCAATGTTAACGGTGGCTCTATTGCCATGGGTCATCCACTCGGTGCCACGGGTGCAATGATCTTAGGGACATTGTTAGATGAATTAGAAGTGCGTAATTTAAAACGAGGTCTTGTTACCTTGTGTGTCGGTGGGGGCATGGGGATCGCAACAATTATTGAACGTGTAGAGGGGTAA
- a CDS encoding DEAD/DEAH box helicase: protein MPLRDYQQAAVDAALAHFRKSDRPAVITLPTGAGKSHVLAELARLARHPVLILAHVKELVEQNHSKFEHDGFQAGIFAAGLGKKQDGFKTTFASVQSLSRHLDKFDGFYSLLIIDECHRVSLSEDSQYQKIILHLQKTNPKLKVLGLTATPYRLDKGWIYKKHYQGYVRTEDDTPFESCIYELPLRYLVQKGFLTTPVVIDAPVARYQFDDLPREYNEVQLDQFLAKSPRVTQAICKQLIELAANRKGIMIFAASIKHAQEIFKLLPDGQAAIVTGKTIVKERDELIRQFKAKAVKYLVNVSVLTTGFDAPHVDVIAILRRTDSVSLYQQIAGRGLRLAEGKTDCLIIDYAGNGFDLYQPEIGSTKPNSNSDLVQVPCPSCEFANLFWGITDADGDIIEHYGRRCQGLIELSNGSEEQCNYRFKYKQCPQCHAENDIAARECHQCHVDLIDPDNQLKKALQLKDRKVLRCSGISAQADGEKIKLSYHDEDGDIIKETFYFSNNKQRQRFFSIFSRTITGSPITATTAEQIITNIQQLVAPDFVIAKKEKYFWKIEHRIFDYKGHYRKANQQ from the coding sequence ATGCCTCTTCGCGATTACCAACAAGCAGCTGTTGACGCTGCTTTAGCTCACTTTAGAAAATCGGATCGACCAGCAGTCATCACTCTACCAACGGGTGCAGGTAAAAGTCACGTATTGGCTGAATTAGCTCGTCTAGCACGACACCCTGTCCTTATCCTTGCCCATGTAAAAGAACTTGTTGAACAAAATCACAGCAAATTTGAACATGATGGTTTCCAAGCTGGTATCTTTGCCGCCGGGTTAGGCAAGAAACAAGACGGTTTCAAAACAACTTTCGCCAGTGTTCAATCATTAAGCCGACATCTTGATAAATTTGACGGTTTTTACTCCTTACTGATTATTGATGAATGCCACCGCGTGAGTTTGAGTGAAGATAGCCAATACCAAAAAATCATTCTTCATTTGCAAAAGACCAACCCAAAGCTGAAAGTACTGGGGCTCACAGCGACGCCTTACCGTTTAGACAAAGGCTGGATATATAAAAAACACTATCAAGGTTATGTGAGAACAGAAGATGATACGCCTTTTGAAAGCTGTATTTACGAACTGCCGCTACGCTATCTGGTGCAAAAAGGATTCTTAACCACACCTGTAGTGATTGATGCACCTGTTGCACGCTATCAATTTGATGATTTACCACGGGAATACAATGAAGTACAACTCGATCAGTTTTTAGCGAAAAGCCCGCGCGTGACACAAGCTATCTGCAAACAATTAATCGAACTTGCCGCCAATCGTAAAGGCATCATGATCTTTGCCGCCAGTATTAAACATGCGCAAGAAATATTTAAACTATTGCCAGACGGGCAAGCCGCTATCGTCACAGGTAAAACCATAGTTAAAGAACGTGATGAACTGATCCGCCAATTCAAAGCCAAAGCAGTCAAATATCTCGTCAATGTATCTGTACTAACAACCGGATTTGATGCCCCACATGTCGATGTTATTGCAATTTTACGTCGCACAGACTCAGTGAGTTTATATCAACAGATCGCTGGTCGAGGGTTACGTCTCGCAGAAGGAAAAACCGATTGCTTAATCATTGATTACGCCGGTAATGGATTTGATTTATACCAACCTGAAATCGGCTCAACCAAACCAAACAGTAATAGTGATTTAGTACAAGTACCCTGCCCGAGCTGCGAGTTTGCCAATCTGTTTTGGGGGATAACCGATGCCGATGGTGACATCATTGAGCATTATGGCCGCCGCTGCCAAGGGTTAATTGAGCTCAGTAACGGTAGTGAAGAACAATGCAACTACCGTTTTAAATACAAACAATGTCCGCAGTGTCATGCTGAAAACGATATTGCCGCACGTGAATGTCATCAATGTCACGTCGACTTAATTGACCCCGATAATCAATTGAAAAAAGCCTTACAACTAAAAGATCGAAAAGTGCTGCGCTGTTCGGGTATTTCAGCGCAAGCCGATGGCGAAAAAATAAAACTAAGTTACCACGATGAAGACGGCGATATTATCAAAGAGACCTTCTACTTTAGTAATAATAAGCAACGCCAACGATTTTTCAGTATTTTTTCTCGAACGATTACAGGCTCACCTATCACCGCGACAACTGCCGAACAAATTATTACCAATATTCAACAGCTTGTCGCACCGGATTTTGTCATTGCCAAAAAAGAAAAATACTTCTGGAAAATTGAACATCGCATATTCGATTATAAAGGGCATTATCGTAAGGCCAATCAACAGTAA
- a CDS encoding LysR family transcriptional regulator yields MNVSFEQLKSMVVYAQIVEQGTLSAAARHLNLSRAVVSYHLKKLETQLGLKLLNRTTRSFTLTEAGQQYYQHCQEIALQAEAANQQIENLKHEPEGLLKITCPVNVGLQIIVPALNIFKIQFPKIELNIILTDDIVNIMQEGIDLAIRGAPLVDSGLQALKLISMKTCLCASPDYLNKYGRPVSPTELNEHNWVLYKLSSSTLTLTKGTRAYSVKPKGSISTNNAAARTAFVEGGHGIARIPLYDAAPKIAAHKLEQLLSDYELSNIELYCVFPPGSAGSKKHRVLLSFLKEHFNHLSKIM; encoded by the coding sequence ATGAATGTTTCATTTGAACAATTAAAAAGTATGGTTGTTTACGCACAGATTGTCGAACAAGGTACGCTTTCCGCGGCAGCTCGGCATTTAAACCTCTCTCGTGCAGTTGTCAGCTACCATCTTAAAAAGCTGGAAACCCAGTTAGGGCTAAAATTGCTTAATCGCACCACACGCAGCTTTACGCTCACCGAAGCTGGACAGCAGTATTACCAGCACTGTCAAGAAATTGCCCTACAGGCTGAAGCAGCAAATCAACAAATAGAAAATTTAAAACACGAACCTGAAGGCTTATTAAAGATAACCTGTCCGGTCAATGTTGGATTGCAGATAATTGTTCCGGCATTAAATATATTCAAGATCCAATTTCCGAAGATTGAATTAAACATAATACTTACTGATGATATCGTAAACATCATGCAAGAAGGAATTGATCTGGCGATCAGAGGCGCACCATTGGTTGATTCAGGCTTGCAAGCACTGAAATTAATATCAATGAAAACCTGCTTATGTGCATCACCCGATTACTTAAACAAATATGGTCGACCCGTTTCTCCAACTGAACTGAACGAACATAATTGGGTGTTATATAAATTAAGCTCAAGTACCTTAACGCTGACCAAAGGCACTCGTGCTTATAGCGTTAAGCCAAAAGGGAGTATAAGTACCAACAATGCAGCAGCACGTACAGCATTTGTTGAGGGGGGTCATGGTATTGCAAGGATCCCGCTTTACGATGCCGCACCCAAGATTGCCGCACACAAACTCGAACAACTGTTGTCTGATTATGAATTATCAAACATTGAGTTATACTGCGTTTTTCCTCCGGGAAGCGCAGGTTCGAAAAAACACCGTGTGCTATTGAGTTTCTTAAAGGAACATTTTAATCACTTATCGAAAATTATGTGA
- a CDS encoding type 1 glutamine amidotransferase domain-containing protein: MIKNILVVLTSHADLGNTGEKTGFWVEELAAPYYVFLDAGMNITLASPAGGKPPIDPKSADESMQTDATRRFDADDVAQQALATTVKLVDVNEQDFDAVFYPGGHGPLWDLTDNQTSIDLLAAFIANNKPVSAVCHASAALLNVKTPEGEYVIKGKAVTGFSNTEEEAVQLTDIVPFLLEDELVKRGGDYQKVADWTPFAVQDGLIITGQNPASSALVAEKLIAHA, translated from the coding sequence ATGATCAAAAATATTTTAGTGGTATTAACATCACATGCTGATTTAGGTAATACAGGCGAAAAGACGGGTTTTTGGGTTGAAGAACTCGCTGCACCTTATTATGTGTTCCTTGATGCTGGTATGAATATTACGCTGGCTTCTCCCGCTGGTGGTAAGCCACCGATTGATCCTAAAAGTGCCGATGAAAGCATGCAAACAGATGCAACTCGTCGTTTTGATGCTGATGATGTCGCACAGCAAGCACTGGCGACAACAGTGAAACTCGTGGATGTAAACGAGCAAGACTTTGATGCCGTATTTTACCCAGGCGGCCACGGTCCACTTTGGGATTTAACGGATAACCAAACATCAATTGATTTACTTGCAGCTTTTATTGCTAATAATAAACCTGTGTCAGCGGTATGTCATGCAAGTGCGGCGCTACTAAATGTTAAAACACCTGAAGGTGAGTATGTAATTAAGGGTAAAGCCGTAACAGGTTTTTCAAATACAGAAGAAGAGGCTGTACAATTGACTGATATCGTACCATTTTTATTAGAAGATGAGCTTGTAAAGCGTGGCGGTGACTATCAGAAGGTTGCTGATTGGACCCCGTTTGCTGTACAAGATGGCTTGATCATTACAGGTCAAAACCCAGCGTCTTCTGCATTAGTAGCGGAAAAATTAATCGCGCACGCTTAA
- a CDS encoding HAD family hydrolase has product MNYQAAIFDMDGLLLDTERVCKGIFKEACASLSIPFLEDVYLDIIGRNSQGIEKVIRAGYGRDLDYPVLHEAWRIRYNAVVKHHAVPVKDGVVELLTWLKNNNIPTAVATSTQQDVAKIKLSLAGLDHYFDNLTTGCEVKNGKPDPEIYLLAADRLKIQPEQCLAFEDSNNGVRAAVSANMQTFQIPDLVQPTAEILTLGHTVTYSLSNVLATLKKNSQAA; this is encoded by the coding sequence GTGAATTACCAAGCAGCTATTTTTGATATGGACGGACTACTTCTCGATACAGAGCGTGTATGTAAAGGGATCTTTAAGGAAGCATGTGCATCCTTATCCATTCCTTTCTTAGAGGATGTTTACTTAGATATTATTGGTCGTAACTCTCAAGGCATTGAAAAAGTCATTCGCGCAGGTTATGGCAGAGATTTAGATTACCCCGTACTACATGAAGCGTGGCGCATTCGCTATAACGCAGTCGTTAAACACCACGCGGTCCCAGTCAAAGACGGTGTTGTTGAACTCTTAACGTGGTTAAAAAATAATAACATTCCGACGGCTGTTGCAACATCAACACAACAAGATGTGGCTAAAATAAAATTAAGTCTTGCCGGTTTAGACCACTATTTTGATAACTTAACCACGGGGTGCGAGGTTAAAAATGGTAAACCAGACCCTGAAATTTATTTACTTGCTGCAGACCGCTTAAAAATTCAACCAGAACAATGTTTAGCCTTTGAAGATTCTAATAACGGTGTACGCGCTGCTGTAAGCGCGAATATGCAAACATTCCAAATACCTGATCTTGTCCAACCAACTGCAGAAATATTGACATTAGGTCATACTGTAACCTATTCTTTATCAAACGTTTTAGCTACTTTAAAGAAAAATTCACAAGCAGCATAA
- the dcuC gene encoding anaerobic C4-dicarboxylate transporter DcuC translates to MLELLIGLVVTVGVGYFIVKEYKAAGVLLTAGITLLIITGLLGKQILPSSIASTGNSLTDSLEFVKYMLQHRGGGLGMQIMLLCGFAAYMTKIDANNVVVKQFSKPLSFIKSPYILLVAAYIVACLMSLAVSSATGLGVLLMATLFPMMTAMGISRPAAVAVCASPAAIILSPTSGDVVVAAEKAGLPLHVFAVETVLPVSISAIIVMAAAAFFWNRYLDKKENTPMVKTDISEITVTAPGYYSILPFLPILGVFIFNGSTIEGVQLDIYTIVVFSIFISAVVDFITKRFNGKATLEDLESCYEGMADAFKGVVMLLVAAGVFAQGLMSIGAIDNLIGLAEAAGAGGFALMLMLTGLTVAAAIATGSGNAPFYAFVELAPTLAAKMGLNPAFLIIPMLQASNLGRTISPVSGVIVATSGMAKISPFEVVKRTSVPVLAGLITVIGGTVVLVPMYA, encoded by the coding sequence ATGTTAGAGTTACTCATTGGTTTGGTCGTCACGGTTGGTGTTGGTTACTTCATCGTGAAGGAATACAAAGCCGCGGGTGTATTACTCACCGCTGGTATTACGCTACTAATTATAACCGGATTACTCGGTAAACAAATTCTACCATCTAGCATTGCAAGCACAGGTAACAGCCTGACAGACTCATTAGAGTTTGTTAAGTACATGTTGCAACATCGTGGTGGCGGCTTAGGCATGCAAATTATGTTGCTATGTGGTTTTGCAGCTTACATGACTAAAATTGATGCCAACAATGTTGTCGTTAAGCAATTCTCAAAGCCATTATCATTTATCAAGTCTCCTTATATCTTACTGGTTGCTGCTTATATCGTTGCTTGTTTAATGTCACTGGCAGTAAGCTCTGCGACAGGTCTTGGTGTATTACTCATGGCGACCTTATTCCCAATGATGACGGCAATGGGGATATCCCGACCAGCCGCCGTTGCAGTTTGTGCATCACCTGCAGCGATCATTTTGTCACCAACGTCCGGTGATGTTGTTGTCGCCGCCGAAAAAGCGGGATTGCCGCTGCATGTATTCGCTGTAGAAACAGTACTACCAGTATCAATTAGTGCCATTATTGTGATGGCTGCTGCGGCATTTTTTTGGAATCGTTATTTAGACAAAAAAGAAAATACGCCGATGGTAAAAACAGATATCTCAGAAATAACGGTAACCGCACCAGGATATTATTCAATTCTGCCGTTTTTACCTATCTTAGGTGTATTCATATTTAATGGCTCTACAATTGAAGGGGTGCAACTGGATATCTATACCATCGTGGTTTTTTCTATCTTTATTAGCGCAGTTGTCGACTTCATCACTAAGCGATTTAACGGTAAGGCAACCTTAGAAGACCTAGAATCTTGTTACGAAGGTATGGCTGATGCATTTAAAGGTGTAGTCATGCTATTAGTCGCTGCTGGTGTATTTGCACAGGGCTTAATGTCTATTGGTGCTATTGATAATTTAATCGGTCTAGCTGAGGCCGCTGGTGCTGGTGGATTTGCATTAATGCTGATGTTGACAGGTTTAACTGTTGCGGCAGCAATAGCGACAGGTTCAGGAAACGCACCTTTTTACGCATTTGTTGAACTCGCCCCTACCCTTGCCGCTAAAATGGGTTTAAACCCAGCTTTCTTAATTATTCCTATGCTACAGGCATCGAATCTCGGTCGCACAATATCTCCGGTCTCAGGTGTAATTGTAGCGACCAGTGGCATGGCTAAAATCAGTCCATTTGAAGTGGTTAAACGGACTTCAGTCCCCGTGTTAGCAGGCTTAATAACCGTTATCGGTGGTACTGTGGTACTTGTCCCTATGTATGCTTAG
- a CDS encoding PA4780 family RIO1-like protein kinase, with amino-acid sequence MKVPQRIQPLVDDGLVDEVLRQLMSGKEATVYVVRCGQEIRCAKVYKDVENRSFKQAVQYREGRKVRNSRRARAMEKGSNFGRSEQEKIWQNAEVDALYRLDNAGVRVPEPYGCFDGVLLMELVTDANGFAAPRLADVELSPEQAVIDHEKVIHYVRLMLCDGLIHGDLSEFNVLVDEHGPVIIDLPQAVDASANNNAKWMLERDVDNMTQYYGQYAPELLKTKYAKEMWALYEAAELTVDVKLTGEFVESTESADVEGILDEINAAREEELERLARIQFAEEVE; translated from the coding sequence GTGAAAGTGCCTCAAAGAATACAACCTCTTGTTGATGACGGGCTTGTTGACGAAGTATTACGTCAGTTAATGAGTGGTAAAGAAGCAACGGTATACGTTGTGCGTTGTGGTCAGGAGATCCGTTGTGCGAAGGTTTACAAAGATGTAGAGAACCGCAGTTTTAAACAAGCGGTGCAATATCGAGAAGGTCGTAAAGTTCGTAACAGTCGACGTGCTCGTGCAATGGAAAAAGGCTCTAACTTTGGGCGTAGCGAACAAGAAAAAATATGGCAAAATGCCGAAGTTGATGCGTTATATCGCTTAGATAATGCGGGTGTGCGCGTTCCTGAGCCTTATGGTTGCTTTGACGGTGTCTTACTCATGGAGCTAGTCACCGATGCTAATGGTTTTGCTGCGCCGCGTTTAGCGGATGTTGAATTAAGTCCTGAACAGGCTGTAATTGATCATGAGAAAGTGATCCATTATGTAAGGCTCATGCTTTGCGATGGACTTATTCATGGTGATTTATCCGAATTTAATGTGCTTGTTGATGAACATGGACCTGTTATTATTGATTTGCCTCAAGCCGTTGATGCGTCAGCAAACAATAATGCCAAGTGGATGCTGGAACGTGATGTTGACAATATGACCCAATATTACGGGCAATATGCACCAGAATTACTTAAGACAAAGTATGCTAAAGAAATGTGGGCTTTATACGAAGCTGCAGAACTTACTGTTGACGTTAAATTGACCGGTGAGTTTGTTGAAAGTACCGAATCTGCTGATGTAGAAGGTATTTTAGACGAAATTAATGCAGCACGAGAAGAAGAACTTGAGCGTTTAGCGCGCATTCAATTTGCGGAAGAGGTTGAATAA
- a CDS encoding 3-hydroxyacyl-CoA dehydrogenase NAD-binding domain-containing protein encodes MSSIRLEQDDAAIVHLIFDKPASKVNLLDRSFIDDYVTTVNKLKQMTFTGVILRSAKTSFFAGGDITELSQSAEQGIEESFQLLSSLKDAMRWLETCGKPVVACINGAALGSGWELALACHYRVALVKNVRLGLPEVTLGLIPGVGGIVRMTRLLGLKAAMPYLVKGKQFDSEEGFKLGLINQTATSNVQMMAQATNWILSQQHPVSQGFDINGYQLPGGNVSDPNVVSMIVQAPATLKKKTQGNLPAPEAILSVMIESTEVDVETALRLETRYFLSIIRGQVAKNMINTFWHQYNEIKAGASRPLEQPVKKFSKVGVLGAGMMGAGIAYALASHGITVILKDISLEKAVFAKSYTASILANCKLEDEQKCAILQRITPTKESADLIGCDMVIEAVFEDRKVKYQAITEILTAVGDELIMASNTSTLPISSLATASTKPENFIGLHFFSPVDKMPLVEIIKGDKTSSATLAAAYDLVIQIGKVPIVVNDSRGFFTSRVFFTYVSEGMRLLSEGIPAEVIENAAIQAGLPVGPLAITDEVSLSLIDNVRNQARLDFKAEGKALLDNPADAVLDKLLALKRLGKLAGAGFYDYNGQGHKQLWAGLVDVFPTQDNWDIDTVKDRLLFVQSLEALRAYEEGVVTSTRDANIGSILGLGFPAWTGGVLQFIDHHGVDNFKQRAEQLCEQFGPQFTPVAILSEW; translated from the coding sequence ATGTCATCAATCCGTTTAGAGCAAGACGATGCAGCAATAGTGCATTTAATCTTCGATAAACCTGCTTCAAAGGTGAATTTACTTGATCGCAGTTTTATTGATGACTATGTCACGACCGTTAACAAGCTCAAGCAGATGACGTTTACCGGTGTGATCTTACGATCTGCGAAAACAAGTTTTTTTGCTGGTGGTGATATCACCGAACTGAGTCAAAGTGCTGAACAAGGTATTGAGGAAAGTTTCCAGTTATTGTCTTCGCTTAAAGATGCAATGCGTTGGTTAGAAACGTGTGGGAAACCCGTTGTTGCTTGTATTAATGGTGCCGCACTTGGCAGTGGCTGGGAATTAGCATTAGCCTGTCATTATCGCGTAGCGCTGGTGAAAAATGTGCGATTAGGTTTACCTGAAGTAACCTTAGGTTTAATACCTGGTGTCGGTGGCATTGTCAGAATGACGCGATTACTCGGCTTGAAAGCGGCAATGCCTTATCTAGTTAAAGGTAAACAATTTGATAGTGAAGAGGGCTTTAAACTAGGCTTGATAAATCAAACCGCAACATCAAATGTGCAAATGATGGCGCAAGCAACGAATTGGATCTTGTCACAGCAGCACCCGGTTAGCCAAGGTTTTGATATAAATGGCTATCAGCTACCGGGGGGCAATGTGAGTGACCCTAATGTCGTCAGCATGATTGTGCAAGCGCCTGCTACATTAAAGAAAAAAACACAAGGTAACTTACCCGCACCTGAAGCTATCTTATCAGTGATGATTGAATCGACTGAAGTGGATGTTGAAACAGCGTTAAGATTAGAAACACGTTATTTTCTTAGTATCATTCGTGGTCAAGTGGCTAAGAATATGATTAATACGTTTTGGCATCAGTATAATGAAATTAAAGCGGGGGCTTCTCGTCCTCTTGAGCAGCCAGTTAAAAAATTCAGTAAAGTCGGAGTATTAGGCGCCGGTATGATGGGTGCGGGTATTGCTTATGCACTAGCGAGTCATGGTATTACCGTGATCTTAAAAGATATTAGTTTGGAAAAGGCGGTCTTTGCTAAGTCATATACCGCGTCGATATTAGCTAACTGTAAATTGGAAGATGAACAAAAATGTGCAATTTTACAACGTATTACGCCAACTAAAGAATCAGCAGATTTAATCGGTTGTGATATGGTTATTGAGGCTGTTTTTGAAGACCGTAAAGTTAAGTATCAAGCTATCACAGAGATATTGACCGCTGTTGGAGATGAGCTGATCATGGCATCAAACACATCGACATTACCCATTTCAAGTTTAGCCACCGCGTCGACAAAACCTGAAAACTTTATTGGGTTACACTTCTTTTCTCCGGTAGACAAAATGCCGCTCGTCGAGATTATTAAAGGCGATAAAACATCATCCGCGACACTGGCAGCAGCTTATGACTTAGTGATCCAAATCGGTAAAGTGCCCATTGTGGTTAACGATAGTCGTGGCTTTTTTACCTCAAGGGTGTTTTTTACTTATGTTTCGGAAGGTATGCGACTGTTAAGTGAGGGCATTCCCGCTGAAGTTATTGAGAATGCCGCTATTCAAGCCGGATTACCAGTGGGGCCTTTGGCTATTACTGATGAGGTGAGCCTATCACTGATTGATAATGTGCGGAATCAAGCTCGATTAGATTTTAAAGCCGAAGGTAAAGCGCTGCTTGATAACCCAGCCGATGCTGTGTTAGATAAGCTTCTGGCATTAAAACGACTTGGAAAACTAGCGGGCGCAGGCTTCTATGATTACAACGGGCAAGGGCACAAGCAATTATGGGCTGGGTTAGTTGATGTATTTCCGACACAAGATAACTGGGATATAGATACAGTTAAAGACCGCTTGTTGTTTGTGCAATCACTCGAAGCACTTAGAGCCTATGAAGAAGGCGTAGTGACAAGTACGCGCGATGCTAATATCGGTTCTATTTTGGGGTTAGGATTTCCTGCTTGGACGGGAGGTGTTTTACAGTTTATAGATCACCATGGCGTGGATAATTTTAAGCAGCGCGCAGAGCAATTGTGTGAGCAGTTTGGCCCGCAATTCACGCCAGTAGCTATTTTATCTGAGTGGTAA
- a CDS encoding iron-containing alcohol dehydrogenase: MLNFTFQNSTRIHFGDDQIKAISKEIPLDAKVLVTYGGGSIKSNGVYDQVVAALSKHNWVEFSGIEPNPTYDQLIKALDVINEHDVDYILAVGGGSVVDGSKFIAAAAVFEGDDPWDILSKGASVTKALPLGAVLTLPATGSESNGGAVIMRDGSKLSFGSPLVRPTFAILDPAVSLSLSDRQISNGVVDAFVHIMEQYMTYSINAKVQDRFSEGLLLTLIEEGPKALKPETKDDLDVRGNIMWSATMALNGLIGAGVPHDWASHMIGHELTAAHGIDHARSLSIVLPAVMKVLREDKRSKLLQYAERIWNITVADEDEKIDQAIAKTEAFFKAMEVPTTLTDVGITAGDIDNLIEKLEKHGMVVLGERKNITLEVSRKILETAL, from the coding sequence ATGTTGAATTTCACGTTTCAAAACTCAACTCGTATTCACTTTGGTGATGATCAAATTAAAGCGATAAGCAAAGAGATCCCATTAGATGCTAAAGTGTTAGTGACTTATGGTGGTGGTTCGATCAAATCAAATGGCGTTTATGATCAGGTTGTGGCGGCATTGTCAAAGCATAATTGGGTCGAATTCTCAGGTATCGAACCAAATCCAACATATGACCAATTAATTAAAGCATTAGACGTAATTAACGAACATGACGTTGATTATATTTTGGCTGTTGGTGGTGGTTCGGTTGTTGATGGCAGTAAATTTATTGCGGCAGCAGCGGTATTCGAAGGTGATGATCCTTGGGATATCTTGAGTAAAGGTGCATCGGTTACTAAAGCATTACCTCTGGGAGCGGTATTAACCTTACCTGCTACCGGGTCTGAGTCAAATGGTGGTGCGGTAATTATGCGTGACGGTAGTAAGTTATCATTTGGTAGTCCGCTTGTTCGACCTACTTTTGCGATCCTAGATCCGGCGGTAAGCTTAAGTTTATCTGATCGCCAGATCAGTAATGGTGTTGTAGATGCATTTGTTCATATTATGGAACAGTACATGACGTATAGCATCAACGCGAAAGTACAAGATCGTTTTTCTGAAGGATTATTGCTGACGCTTATCGAAGAAGGGCCAAAAGCATTAAAACCTGAGACTAAAGACGACTTAGACGTTCGCGGTAATATTATGTGGTCAGCAACGATGGCGCTAAACGGCCTTATTGGTGCTGGTGTTCCACATGATTGGGCCTCGCATATGATTGGCCATGAATTGACTGCTGCACATGGCATTGATCACGCGCGTAGTTTATCTATCGTATTGCCAGCCGTAATGAAAGTACTTCGTGAGGATAAACGCAGTAAACTATTGCAATATGCAGAACGAATTTGGAATATTACTGTTGCTGACGAAGATGAAAAAATCGATCAAGCGATAGCAAAAACAGAAGCTTTCTTTAAAGCCATGGAAGTCCCTACAACCCTTACTGATGTGGGTATTACAGCTGGTGACATTGATAATTTGATTGAAAAACTAGAGAAACACGGCATGGTAGTACTCGGTGAACGTAAAAATATCACCTTGGAAGTAAGCCGTAAAATCCTAGAGACCGCATTGTAA